aataaacgggggcctacagtaataccgcaagtgcacggtcgtcggttgtagctcgtgcaagtacgggtcgatccacagagatcgggtgtgttttggagtgttctagctaattgggttctaagttgctattgggcttagaagccctttggaagtgttgggcttaatgtactattgggtttgttaaaatgaactgagcttgggctcagttatctttgaagtgcaaatgggcttaggccttacagtgagttcaggcttttgggttaagcccacaattaattgaattggattgggccttaatgaatttgggctttggtctttaacaaatgggctttggttaagcccacagatgactgaattgggctatcagtttgagttgagctttggacttgatagtggaccagattgggctcagctggctttggcagtgaactgagctttgggctcagcagcagcaggcaggaaaaagaaggcagcagcttggcagcagcaacagaagtgctgcagggcaagtgcaagagaaacagcaactgcagcagaacaagcagaaaagcagcagcagcagctgcaagggaagaaagGTAGCAGCACTGCAGTGCAAGAAAACAAGTAGCAAGTCTGCACAGcagggcagctgcaagggaaggcaACAGCAACTGCTGACAACAGAAGCAGTGCAAAAGCAGTGGGTAGCAGGGAAAGCAGCAACACATGATAGTGAACTAAAGATGAACCAAAGTGGAAGCAAATCAGATAACAAGGAGCAACAACAatggaacaaagcaaatgaaaactaaacagcaataatcagtgaacaaaaacaaaacaaagcaaaagcaacagtaagcaaaacaaaataagatgaaccaaggcttaagccaagggcaaggatgtggtgaagaaactgaaagGAAGCAATACTAGGCAGAacacaggcattcctatagaatgggttgaaaactagcttgctataagcactagcttctcccaatactcaatcaaagtgcaacctaagcatacaacaagaatggcaagaaaatcagcttgctatgagcactgatttcttgccattgcacaattagcataaagcttcaaagaaatctagcctagcattccatcatgtaactgacagtgacaggagcaacaacaaacatgatagtgaattgatactaacagtgagcaacatctaaacaggatacaactaactgaactaacaataacagaacatttaacatatttataacagaacatttaacagaacatactaactgagcaagaaattaacagaacatttaacatataagaacaaagcaagaaattaacaaaacacacagagaattaactactagcacatttaactgaaacatgaaaattcaacaggacaagaaattaacagaacttagcagtcctggatgtgggctaatcccaacatgtcttctaacacaacccatagtcccaatttatagtcaattacatcattagggctttcccccaattttcacccaaaacagtagaactagggtttggtgaaattgatttacctactgttgatgagatactcgctccatctcgtcgacccactcttctcctgcttcttctcgttcctctcgagctccaattgatgctttaatcatcatttatatcaccaatttctcacctagggtttcaggcagagagatgagaaattgaggttgtaaatgatgattaaagagatggtacgtgatgggttttagaatagagttggggagaaattagtggagtgatttggggtgaggtggtggtgatggagatggacatggtggtggtacggggcatggcggttctgcagaggggtgatggaggagatggttcgatggagaagggaagggtgcgtttgtttgaggtgtaggtgctcggtcgctagggtgtgaggcgagtgtatctagtttgatgatctgcgacgctgagccgtgggatagggagatgaaagatcaatcggacggtgagatgaagtgaagtttgtagcgaccgctggattatataatacaacaaaatcaacgacgccagatggagttaggtgttgtagtgttaggcggagatatcaaacttcgatgcacagcaagagagcgaccgttggattcaactaccatctaatctgaaggcttgaaatttcagcgctgtggtgcttggcagagacttcagattttgatgctctatgaaggagcgaccatcggatgcttctgggaactgatctgacggctgagaacggaggcgcttttgtgtgtagaaaatgaggttgtgcgcaccattcttcgcggcttccttgcgtaatttctcccggcttttcactacttttctgctcttttcgctccgcgactcatccgaactttatttattacctaaaaatacaaaattaattaataaaaatatttattcttgaaaacactgaaaatacagaatatgggataatatgtagaattaatgcacaaaagatgagttaaaatgccaacaaaaagggatagatatatacaatatttggcactcatcagagtCACAATTGGACAAAATGACACGAGCTTGGCagaaaccttggagatatcatccgtggtcgttatcgcgaattacatcaaacgctagcagttcaagacgtAGTTCATTGtttctagcaagtaattccggtaatatctcactaggcaaaggttcaagacctcatggacacctttgcctaaaatggtatttcctgcgttttttatgtgattttcgttttgatggttttggtattactggaacttaggacctaagggtcactaagggttcactagctcatgatttttcactttggtgaaaggaatCTTTAATCTCActtgtgaggaactaaagatgaaggatctctatactatatgatttttgcaatccataatatgaccctggggtcaacataTTGTTGTATGAGGGAGATGGCGTTGGAATGGCTAGTGTGACTTCAACACGCACGATCTGTTTGTCTGTTCAGTCAGTTCGGATCGTgtgattgggttgttgatttaccaagatctatctgtgttttcatgttttattgagttttcattcatgtgggggattgttggaaaatgattaataaaatatgatttttaaagttttaataaaaattataatttattgttttcttttgtgaatgaaaaacttattagtcccacaccgtggagtttccactttttagttgttttaagagactatataagctttttagtcccacatcggggagttcatcttttttaagttgtattattccattatataaagaaattcactatttttgtaaaatctatgggaaaggggattctctattttttagagagacccccaagggaaaatattttatagtgatTTCTTTAACGTTCATGATTTTCCTTAagtgttttttcggagttgccaagctcaagttgaccATCTATtgcatatgctagtagtaggtgtagtagggtgttttatcctggagatattcgTCCTATGAGGGATATagaatcactcttgagtgtagctgggcgctaatgtcttaagagcAGCGTGTTGaatacgtgactcactctgtctttccaaaaaatttccttgttgttgttgcgtaGATTTGGAGAGCTCGTCCGTTTTATCGAATCGATCACTtctattataaaggagctaagtatcaataactttttcttatttgatttttttttaattttgattattgcacccaacagatATTTCACATGTAGCTTCATGAAAACAACATCATCAATCATCAATGTTCTAACCATATTTTAATTGGTATACCTTAAAATGATATCATAAGAATTGGACGGTCTTTTAGTTTTTTCTAATTAAATAGAATTTCCAAATACTAAAATTTGTTGAAAGAAATGACCAATTTTTTATGGGGAATATCTATTAACTTGGGATGTACCCACAAAAGGATACTATCTGTTTGGGATAAGACCTTTCTTTTGCTATCAGGTTGGTATAACAACACCCCTTCATTTGGATGTGTAGAAATGGATGAATTTAATGATGCTAACACAAAGATGGACGCCATGCAAAATCCAAGAAGCCATGCAATTGAGGTATCAACACTTATTCACATTTCTATTGTTTAGTTTACATCAATGATATTTTTTTCATTAGTGGATATTTACTTTCTTGACTGTGCATGTCATTTTGTCATCCCTGATCAAGTTGTTTCTTGTTATCTTCTCCTTTATTACTTCTTTTATTTTCGCATCTTTGGATAAAATTAATAAGTTTAGTtttgttgatggtgaattttcaacaaaggtcaaaaccgtaaaatcatgatactgtatgtttctgacacgactttcaggcatgtgacgattcatattttacgagccatgatgaatatgtttctcgaaaagcctccactagctgagcgttcgatgcctcgcatttcatcatgccctctatgtagaataacataattgggcggttctccgtaagattgagagcattaacgccttcaggacgtcggtgatactcgttgttccctgactacatgagagagaccccctctacatagaagaacgattgggcggttctccgtaagattgagagcaataacgccttcaggacgtcggtgacactcactgttccctgaataTGTAGAGATACCattatagatccaggcggttctccatatgattgagagcattaacgccttcaggacttcggcaacactcgttgtttcctgactatgcacctttcagaacgggtatgacgctttaactggctaatatcccttctgcaatagattaattctaccgtgacattcaccaccgaattcctagaagataatctattttatatcattactatgattccatggtcgaatccacggcttgatctcatgaaatggtaataaataattatcttatctcattactctgatttcatgatcgaatccacgactgatctcatggaatggtaatagataattttattactccgattctatggtcgaatccacgatcccatggaatggtaatgctcattttatcattctgaattcatggtcgaatccacggctgatcctatgaattgataataaataactactcacctttattactcagtttcatgaatcattctccattgaatttcataaattagtaataaatactcaacaaccgggtatCTGGAATATCActaagtaagccccaagaaaatggtgcaagtgtactcgacaatgatgcacgaccccgcatccgaatgcacgaacgagcgttccaaaatatggacaaacgaggaatcctacacaaaacaggagagacaaaataataatattaaaataataaaaaagaggcgctcatgggccgagcccaccggctggccgcccgtgccctagccgtggccggtctcatgcctcttccattatttttccttattttgttattttcatgaactcatgaaaaactccttcattctagcaactttccttgtttgagcaaaactcacggtttctccatattttcatggtttcatgagaaaaaataatacaaaataggaaaaagtgtcgcgggaccgggaaacctagccggccggccatgccctggccgtggccggtcccacaccttgcaatcccttgtcctttcatgattattatttccctaatctcatgaaacttctccgtttcaacaaaactcatggtttctccatagttttacggtttcatgaaaaataataatataaaatagggaaaggtgttgcaagACCGTGTAACCTAGCCGGtcagccatgccctagtcgtggcccgTCTCACACCTtataatccctaatctttcataattattatttctctcatctcatgaaactcctcagtttgagcaaaaatcatggtttctgcatattttctcaaatattgctaaaACCACGAagaagccaaaagtcaacatggtcacatgaccgtctAAGCTATTCACAATaatataaatattaaaatataccCATTTTAATATTcgcaaaatattgatcaaatgagcacacacgctcattcgagcaaaaaatcaagaatttcagtcaagaccaaactcttctgaaaatccacaatattgctcaaacgcacatcagaaaataccgaaactctcaggactgagacacggacattgtgGCGACacaggcatgcttccttgaccgaccaaggccgaccctaaggcttgcaaggagctggtcccatacattcccataattttgacctaatttgctcaattgctcatattgggtccaaactctttccagcCAACTTGGaattcgctcaaacgaccatccgctggtcccatgaccaccaagggtcggtttcatgccctcttagtcggtccctcacttttccataattaggttttatcacctaatgctcaatcgagcactatttcaataaatgatgaaaccggcatttaaatcatcattctttcaccaactggccaactaaggacccgggtgcatgctcactcgagcacttgcgcgccacatggacgtccatcatcccatgtggtcagtCCCTCTGTCACTCATGAACtgttttcaacaattcatcaattgacgaacaattgatcaaaattagggtttcgaacaaacgctccacgaattcatcattctgagcaagttcaaacactaataaatttattttgatccagcaatcaacacttggattaattatataatattcggtagtctaccaatattttaattaatattttattgggtcacgtcaccaataaataattcttcgaattgggcaatatttgctcagttgctcgaatattgatccaactatcaatattcaataatttattagtaattcgtcgaactgagcaatacttgctcagttgctcaaatattgattcaactatcgatATATCagatgctcagttgctcgaatttacaatacttgctcagacgagcaatatctaagaacgtctaacatgttcaatccatgaatcatcgagcattcgatcactcatgctcgattcagcaaaacttagactcattgtctaatcagtcaacaactgactaatcaaatatacgtttgctttgcagactccacgttcgtgagacatcaatgacgtcacatgggggggatatcaattagggttttggtctggcggcctacggcacgtggattcatccacgatgagaaatttgagtaagtcgtgcaaacggttgaaggagttaacaaagtagtgggtggacggttaaccaagtctccgcacgacctggaactggtttcaccacgatttcccactttcccactctttcgctcaagaaaccgtcacacttgcaGGGATCAAtgtttattctgacaatataaataagtctctggtcCATGATTGAAAGAGGACAATTTTTCGAGACATCACTCttagaaattccatcaatcgaccagaacttactttGAAATCATCAGtttacagaaaacttgcagaaaccttcaacacatccacaatccttgatcatcattaatcccacacaattcttagtttctctcctacagatcaacccatctccctctttacaAAACATGTTCTATCGAGTCTTGTTGTGTATCAGATGTCTTGTTTTCCCTTACCTAAGAAGATTACTTCGAAGATTGATTCTATCCAAAGAAGATTTTGGTGGTCTAAAAAAGACCCTAGACATGCTGCTTACTTTCGTTCTTGGGGGGATATTGGTAAGTCTAAAAACTGTGGTGGTCTGGGTATAAGGAATACTTATGCCACTAATAGGGTTTTCATAAGTAAGTTAGGTTGGAGATTATTGCAAAATCCGGAACATCTTGTTTCGATATTCTTGAAAGATAAATATTTTCCTAATCAGAATCTTCTTGAAATTGATAAAGCTGCAGACTCttattcttggatttggaaaggtatgGTAAAGAGCTTAGTTTTTATTAAAGCAAACATAGTTAGGAAATTTAATGATGGTGCTTCTACTAATATCTGGCTTGATAATTCGATACCTTATGCTACTTCTCCACCTGTTTctaataatataaattataaaGATTATGGTTATGTGAAAGATCTTATTGATGTGAACAACAACTGTTGGAATCTGAATTtgttaaataatttattttctctagaggatgttattagaattagagCTATTAAGATTAATTTTCATCAGATTGATAAAGTTATGTGGGCTCATACGCATAATGGTATGTTTACTATCAAATCGGCGTATAAGGCTTATATGAATGAAAGTTGTACTAGGGAAGAAGCTTCTTTCTGGCGCAAGGTTTGGTCTTTGGAGTGTCTTCCTAAAATTAAGTTCTCTATGTGGAAAATATTTTCTCATATGCTACATGTTAATTCCCTATTTAGTGTTTATAATCCTTCTATTGATGATTTATGCCCTCTTTGTAAGAATGAAGTTGAAACTGAGTTACATTTACTAGTCCAGTGTCCGATTGCTTCACATGTTTGGTTTGATATGTCCTTTCAGCATTTAATTTCGCCTGATCTGCAAGGGATAaatgattattttcttatgtggtTTGAAAACGGTGGGTGACTCTCCTTATAATGTTAACTGGCCAAGTATTGCTGCTATTATAATGTGGTGTATCTGGAAGTTGCGGTGTGATGTGGTTTTCAGAAAGATTGTTATTGATCTAAATAAAGTTATACTAGATGTGAAAAGAATGATAAACTCATATATTAAACCTTTCATTCCTGTGAGAGATAGTAACATACATAAAAAGATCTGCAGAACTGAGGTGGAACATTTTATGTTTATTGATGGCTCTTACAAGGATTTTTAATATGGGTGTTGGTATTTTCTGGCGTGATTTGGCAGGAACAATAAAGGGTTCTCGTGCTGACTTTCGGATGATTCCAGATGTGGTTGGAGCTGAATCAAATGCactttttttgggtatctcttgGGCTTTAGAGATGAATCTGTCTAGAGTCATTTTTCTTAGCGACTGTCTTCAAATGGTGGATTTTGTGAATGGAGACTGTTCAAAAGTGGGTTGGTGGAGCAGTGATGTTCTAAAGGATAGTAGGAGTTTGTTGTCTAGTAATGGTAGTTTTAAACTTATGTATATTAATCGTGTCAAAAACAATCTAGCTGATAAGCTTGCTCGCCGAGCTAGAAAGTACTGTATTAAGAACAATTCGGTTTCTTTTCCTCCTTTTTTTGGATGATCTTCTAAGGAAGGAGCCCCTAATTGATGTCTGTACTTCATTTTTTAAGTTAATCCCAGAAGATTtttctcagcaaaaaaaaaagggttGGAAAAAAATTATGCCAACACCGTAATTCATATGACTATGAGTATATGATTATCTTTTAGTATATGATGATCTGTACTTCACGTAATTCATACCAGATCGGGAAAGGAGTAGAGGACAGTTATATCTAAGATTGAAGTGCGGATAAGATAGGTAGTTAGGTGATTGACAATGACGGCTTTGTCTTGCAATATTATGGGTGCTAAAATTATAATATTAGATGTCTTGTTTTTTTGGACATTGGAATTTGAGTTTCGTCGAAagtggaatttttaattttttctcatTTCCACAGTCCAACTTGAAGGCTCTGAAGCAAGGGTAATTTAAAAATAGATCTAAAAATGCCTGTTATTTTGACTTTCTTTTTTGGCGACTCATGTGAGGATAATTATTTGCAAGGTAGTAGTTACAACTAACCCAGTTGGTTCAACTCATGGAAGTAAAACAGTAAGTTTTTAGCTAGTAGTACTACATAAGGCGCCGAGTAAGTCTTTAAAAGCTAAAAAGAAACATAAGTTGGAAAACTGTCAGAATTAAAACTACTTTGACAACAATCAAAACTGTTTCTTGGATTACTCAGGTGAAATACAAGATTGAAGAATAAACCGGCTCAATTTGAAATAGATGTATGATACATATGTACAGAAAGCTATTGTTTATTTACTGTCAGCGAGGATCTACTTGAGTAACTGATACCTCATTCACAGTCCATGCATCTTCCATTGCTGGGTCTGACACAAAATATGCCGGCCGTGTTGGTAACGGGAGAGTCACCGAGTTGCTATGAAGCATTAGAATGATTGAGGTCATGGTAGGTCTATCGGCAATACTATCTTGAACACATAATAGTGCAATGTGTACACATCTCATCAGTTCACTTCTTGAACAATTCTCTTTCATGCATGAATCTAGTAGTTCCATAACTGATCCGTTTTGCCAATGCCTCCATGCCTGTAAAATCACATTTTTCATTTGGTTTAGAAAGAAAATTATGTCACAAAATTAAACTCACTAGTTAAAGAACCATAGAAACAAATGCGCAAACATTCTTACTCACATAAGTCAAAAGATCTTGAGCACCTCCTGCTACTGATTCATAGAAAACGGTGTTCTTTTTTCCGCTTAGAATTTCAAGAACTAAGACACCGAAACTGAAAACATCCGACTTTACAGAAAAATGCCCGTGTAGTGCATACTCTGGAGCAATATATCCACTGCAGTATCAAATTCCAATTAATACTAAGACATTTACAAATCATCTCAATGTTGCTTTGTTATGGATTGATGTTTGTTCAATATTGTCAAAGAGAACATATTTGTTAAGGGTCTGAAGTATCTGCACAGATAGACTTACTATGTTCCAACGATTCTAGCTGTATTAGCTTGAGTTTGATCTACCACAAAAAGCCTAGCCATGCCAAAATCTGAAATTTTTGGAGTCATATCTTCCGCTAACAAGATATTGCTAGTTTTGAGATCTCGATGGATAATTCTTACTCGAGAATCCTCATGAAGATATAAAAGACCTCGAGCAATTCCTCCAATAATCTTGTAGCGTCTCTCCCAATCTAAATATGTTCGTTTCACATCATCTGTATGGATTCATTTAATAAAACCATCAAACTTAGGCCACCAATTTTcataaataagaaaacaaattaacTGCATACAGTGCTTCCTTACCGAATATGAATTGATCGAGACTAGCATTCATCAACTCATACATGAGTAGCTTCTCTTGTCCATGTAAACAAAAACCTAATAGTCTCACAAGGTTCCTGTGCTGAAGTTTCGCTAATAACATGACTTCATTCTTAAATTCCTGATCACCTTGACCTGAACTTGTAGCTAGTCTTTTTACAGCTATTTCTTGTCCATCACAAAATGTACCCTGAACATACCAACTAGTACTCAGAACTGAGAACTAAAATTTCTtaagaaaccttaaagaaactctAAATTTTAATATGAAGTTCGAGTTCTAATTGAATTGTATTAATTGAGTATATATGTACCTTATAAACAGGGCCAAATCCACCTTCTCCAAGCTTATTAGCCTCGGAGAAGTTATCTGTTGCAGAACTTATCATATTGAAGTTGAATTGTAGTGATTCTGCACTCTGAATATCTTGGTCCATATCATTGGCTATACCATAATATAGGCTTGATCAGTATAGAGAGACAGTAAAAATTAGAAGTCATTACATCTGTAGATAACTACTTACCGTAAGAATATTTCTTGCTAATCATCTTTCTCTTATGGAAACAGAACCACCAAACAGCTATGCAGCATATTAATAGTGCAATTCCCAGAGGAACAGCAATACTCACTGCAAGTTTCGATGAAGCCTTTCCATTTGCTGCAAAGTTCTGAATCAATTAGTCAATGCATGACAAAATGAAAATATAgtttacttttttattttcttctcaacAAGTATTAAAAACGGAATTATTCATTCAAAAAACAAAGCTGACGAGGTTTAACAATAACCAAAATGATATCAAAGTACTCACAATTCGTTATATTCGATGTTGATTGTATAGGCGAAGGAGGTATTAGTAGAGGAGTTGGAGGTGATGATGCTCGAGTAGGAGAGTAAAAAATAGATCGACCATAAAAATTATAAATCTCAAATCTAAATGTACAGCTTGGATATAGAACTCTAGCACCTTCTGTCCCAGAACAACATTCAGATAAATGCCCAATAGCTGATCTTAGACATCTATTTACAGCTACTTGGTGTCAGGTCAGGTGTACATTGAACCATTGCATAGACATCCTGATGTCTTGTGTAATTTGTTGAACCAGTAGCAAATGAAGGTCTTGAACTGTTGGTAACAGCGTCAATCACTAAATCATCTAATAATCCACTTACTAATTTCAAAAATGGACCTGGGTTTTTCATACTAGCTTCACTAGTAAGTTCTTGAGATGGTTCTTCTGTCAAGATTGAGAAAAAATACTTACTGGAATACCTCAGAACACATCCATTGTAAAACATAATAGCTCCTTTTGAATTTGGACACCCAGAGTCGCTCAAAACTTCTTCAGTTGCAAGCTGCACACAATCTGAACATTTATCTGGTGATAC
This is a stretch of genomic DNA from Papaver somniferum cultivar HN1 chromosome 1, ASM357369v1, whole genome shotgun sequence. It encodes these proteins:
- the LOC113352065 gene encoding putative receptor-like protein kinase At4g00960, which translates into the protein MGFSDKLIVFILMFISYNDQIIPAQAEEPTPNYLAWNFCIDGNYTANSTYKTNLNLLLNSLSTTFENNNTIPPNGYRNITVGKGPDTVYGSLHCREDVSPDKCSDCVQLATEEVLSDSGCPNSKGAIMFYNGCVLRYSSKYFFSILTEEPSQELTSEASMKNPGPFLKLVSGLLDDLVIDAVTNSSRPSFATVAVNRCLRSAIGHLSECCSGTEGARVLYPSCTFRFEIYNFYGRSIFYSPTRASSPPTPLLIPPSPIQSTSNITNSNGKASSKLAVSIAVPLGIALLICCIAVWWFCFHKRKMISKKYSYANDMDQDIQSAESLQFNFNMISSATDNFSEANKLGEGGFGPVYKGTFCDGQEIAVKRLATSSGQGDQEFKNEVMLLAKLQHRNLVRLLGFCLHGQEKLLMYELMNASLDQFIFDDVKRTYLDWERRYKIIGGIARGLLYLHEDSRVRIIHRDLKTSNILLAEDMTPKISDFGMARLFVVDQTQANTARIVGTYGYIAPEYALHGHFSVKSDVFSFGVLVLEILSGKKNTVFYESVAGGAQDLLTYAWRHWQNGSVMELLDSCMKENCSRSELMRCVHIALLCVQDSIADRPTMTSIILMLHSNSVTLPLPTRPAYFVSDPAMEDAWTVNEVSVTQVDPR